The following coding sequences lie in one Peromyscus maniculatus bairdii isolate BWxNUB_F1_BW_parent chromosome 3, HU_Pman_BW_mat_3.1, whole genome shotgun sequence genomic window:
- the Rarres2 gene encoding retinoic acid receptor responder protein 2 — protein MKRLLISLAFWLGVVGIHGTELELSETQRRGLQVALEEFHKHPPVQWAFREIGVDSADDTLYSAGTFVKLEFKLQQTSCLKKDWKNPECKTKPNGRKRKCLACIKLDPKGKVLGRMVHCPILRQGPQEPQEVQCTKVEQAGEDPRSYFFPGQFAFSRSRQPK, from the exons ATGAAGCGCCTGCTGATCTCCCTGGCCTTCTGGCTGGGCGTGGTGGGCATACACGGGACGGAGCTGGAGCTCAGCGAGACACAGCGCAGGGGGTTACAGGTGGCCCTGGAGGAGTTCCACAAACACCCACCCGTGCAGTGGGCCTTCCGAGAGATCGGGGTGGACAGCGCTGACGATACG ctcTACTCAGCCGGCACCTTTGTGAAGTTGGAATTTAAGCTCCAGCagaccagctgcctcaagaaGGACTGGAAAAACCCCGAgtgcaaaaccaaaccaaacggG AGAAAGCGGAAATGCCTGGCCTGCATCAAATTGGACCCCAAGGGTAAAGTTCTGGGCCGGATGGTCCACTGTCCGATACTGAGGCAAGGGCCTCAG GAGCCTCAGGAGGTCCAGTGCACTAAGGTAGAACAGGCTGGCGAGGACCCCCGCAGCTACTTCTTCCCTGGACAGTTTGCCTTCTCCAGGTCCCGGCAGCCCAAATAA